One region of Polynucleobacter sp. SHI8 genomic DNA includes:
- a CDS encoding TspO/MBR family protein — MKTSFYKQPHIIAAAIWLLMVIMSGRLFTDIGPWYFALKQPDWKPPDWAFGLIWTTIFLLASFSWHFAWHGSSTKKQKIILSVLFIANGLLNVLWSVLYFQWHRPDWSLIEALFLWLSVFAIITFTWRFSKFAALFISPYIIWVSLAILLNLETIRLNGPFQ, encoded by the coding sequence ATGAAGACTTCTTTTTACAAACAGCCTCATATTATTGCTGCAGCAATTTGGCTGTTGATGGTCATCATGTCCGGTAGATTATTCACGGATATTGGCCCATGGTACTTTGCCTTAAAGCAACCCGATTGGAAGCCACCAGATTGGGCTTTTGGCTTGATTTGGACGACCATATTTTTACTCGCTTCATTCTCTTGGCATTTTGCATGGCATGGGTCTTCAACGAAAAAACAAAAAATCATCTTATCCGTTTTGTTTATTGCCAATGGGCTCCTCAATGTACTTTGGAGTGTGCTTTACTTTCAATGGCATCGACCAGACTGGTCATTGATAGAAGCTCTATTCTTATGGCTTTCTGTTTTTGCAATTATTACGTTTACATGGAGATTTAGTAAATTTGCCGCTCTATTTATATCGCCTTACATCATTTGGGTAAGTTTAGCAATTTTGCTTAATTTAGAGACTATTCGTTTAAATGGTCCATTTCAATAA
- the dxs gene encoding 1-deoxy-D-xylulose-5-phosphate synthase, with product MTNLLKTIQAPSELRELARYQLPQLAEELREFIIDSVSKTGGHLSSNLGTVELAIAIHYVFNTPEDKLIWDVGHQSYPHKILTGRRDQMSGLRQLGGISGFPKRSESIYDDFGTAHSSTSISAATGMAHASLLQGKENISIAVIGDSAMTGGMAFEAMNHAGVTRNLPLIVILNDNDMSISPAVGSLNKYLARLISSPFYEATKNGVGNVLSIVPPLREFAKRLEAQAKGMVVPATIFEEFGFNYIGPIDGHDLDSLIPTFENIKKMALEGDGPQFIHVVTKKGKGYEKAESDPIKYHGPGKFDPKVGILPTEPSPKKTFTQIFGQWICDMAKADEKLVGITPAMREGSGLVEFEKNFPNRYYDVGIAEQHAVTFAAGLACEGLKPVLAIYSTFLQRGYDQLIHDVALQDLPVMFALDRAGIVGADGPTHAGVYDIAYLRCIPNMVITTPSDENECRQLLSSAYYAGHPSAVRYPRGNGVGAIVSSSLEGFPLGKANIRRHTSQIGGKRFAVLAFGTLLHPCLEVAEKLDLTVVDMRFVKPLDEAMLQQIADTHDGLITIEEGAIQGGAGSACVEYLHSINLTLPTLHLGLPDDFSDHGDSAKLLAGYGLDSSGIEQSIVKKFFNEAQA from the coding sequence ATGACTAACTTATTAAAAACGATCCAAGCACCTTCTGAGCTTCGCGAGTTGGCGCGTTATCAATTGCCACAACTCGCCGAAGAACTGCGAGAATTTATTATTGATTCAGTCTCAAAAACAGGCGGACATTTATCCTCCAATTTGGGTACTGTGGAACTTGCTATTGCGATTCATTATGTTTTTAATACCCCAGAAGATAAGTTGATCTGGGATGTAGGTCATCAAAGTTATCCACACAAAATATTGACAGGAAGACGTGATCAAATGTCAGGGCTGCGTCAATTAGGAGGTATTTCTGGATTTCCTAAGCGTAGTGAAAGTATCTATGATGATTTTGGTACCGCTCATTCTTCCACGAGTATTTCTGCAGCAACTGGCATGGCACATGCTTCCTTGTTACAAGGTAAGGAGAATATTTCGATTGCTGTGATTGGAGACAGTGCAATGACCGGTGGTATGGCTTTTGAAGCGATGAATCATGCCGGTGTTACACGAAACTTACCATTGATCGTGATTTTGAATGATAACGATATGTCGATTTCTCCTGCCGTAGGATCCCTAAATAAGTATTTAGCTAGACTGATTAGTAGTCCTTTTTATGAGGCAACTAAAAATGGGGTTGGCAATGTCTTATCCATTGTGCCGCCATTACGTGAGTTTGCAAAACGATTAGAAGCTCAAGCCAAAGGGATGGTGGTACCTGCAACTATTTTTGAAGAATTTGGCTTTAATTATATTGGTCCGATTGATGGGCATGATTTAGATTCGTTGATACCTACCTTTGAAAATATCAAAAAAATGGCATTGGAAGGTGATGGACCACAATTTATCCATGTTGTGACCAAAAAAGGTAAGGGCTATGAAAAGGCTGAGTCAGATCCTATTAAATATCATGGACCAGGAAAATTCGATCCAAAAGTTGGCATATTACCGACAGAGCCTAGCCCTAAAAAAACCTTCACACAAATCTTTGGACAGTGGATTTGCGACATGGCCAAAGCAGATGAAAAATTAGTTGGCATAACACCAGCGATGCGAGAGGGCTCTGGCCTAGTTGAGTTTGAAAAAAACTTCCCCAATCGTTATTATGATGTGGGTATTGCAGAACAACATGCGGTCACATTTGCCGCAGGTCTTGCTTGTGAAGGTTTAAAACCTGTCTTAGCAATTTATTCAACATTCCTCCAGCGAGGTTATGACCAATTGATTCATGATGTGGCATTACAAGATTTGCCAGTCATGTTTGCCTTAGACCGTGCTGGCATTGTTGGGGCTGATGGACCAACCCATGCGGGAGTCTATGATATTGCTTATTTACGCTGCATTCCGAATATGGTCATTACGACCCCGAGTGACGAAAACGAATGTCGTCAATTACTTTCTAGTGCTTATTATGCAGGTCATCCCAGTGCCGTGAGATATCCGCGAGGTAATGGAGTAGGTGCGATTGTTTCATCGAGTCTTGAAGGATTCCCACTTGGTAAGGCAAATATCAGAAGACATACCTCGCAAATTGGCGGCAAGCGTTTTGCAGTATTAGCTTTTGGAACTTTATTACACCCATGTTTAGAAGTAGCGGAAAAATTAGATTTAACCGTGGTGGATATGCGCTTTGTTAAACCGCTTGATGAAGCGATGTTACAACAGATTGCTGATACACACGATGGTCTGATTACCATCGAGGAAGGCGCAATTCAGGGTGGAGCAGGAAGTGCTTGTGTTGAGTATCTGCACTCCATCAATCTAACATTACCGACTTTACATCTTGGATTACCAGATGATTTTAGTGATCACGGTGATAGTGCTAAATTATTAGCAGGGTATGGCTTAGATTCAAGTGGCATTGAACAATCAATCGTGAAGAAATTTTTCAATGAAGCTCAGGCTTAA
- the hemA gene encoding glutamyl-tRNA reductase yields MLNLLSIGINHQIAPVDVRERVAFGVDLLPDALIDLRQYLNHMDQQTNSEVAILSTCNRTEIYCAANDQILSPDTLQAKAIDWLSSQQGIPQSEISEFVQTTIASDAVRHVFRVGCGLDSMVLGETQILGQMKQAVQTAQQAGSMGTYLNQLFNRTFAVAKEVRTNTEISAHAVSMASAAVRLSNRVLGDISQQRILFIGAGEMIHLCAVYFLGKKPASITIANRTLERGEGLAKYISDQGYACDSIPLSEVPEKLAQFDIVVSCTASSLPIIGLGMVNTALKKRRFSPMVMIDLAVPRDIEPEIGNLSDVYLYTVDDIGDVVREGVELRSNAVKSAEVIIDLQVNNFMQWLQQRSSVPLITSLKQRSEELQQLELEKAKRKIQRGDDPLEVMAELARALSNKFLHGSLHTLNHSEEFSIDECQKLVSKIFITTGRKG; encoded by the coding sequence ATGTTAAATCTTTTAAGCATTGGCATCAATCACCAAATAGCTCCTGTTGATGTTAGGGAAAGAGTAGCATTTGGTGTGGATTTATTACCTGACGCTTTAATTGATTTGCGACAGTATTTAAATCATATGGATCAACAGACGAATTCAGAAGTGGCGATTTTATCTACCTGTAATCGTACCGAAATCTATTGTGCAGCAAATGATCAAATTTTATCCCCGGATACATTACAAGCTAAGGCAATCGATTGGCTATCGTCTCAACAGGGTATTCCACAAAGTGAAATCTCTGAATTTGTACAAACAACGATTGCTTCTGATGCTGTAAGACACGTATTTCGAGTGGGCTGTGGCCTTGACTCGATGGTTCTTGGGGAGACACAAATTCTCGGGCAAATGAAACAAGCCGTACAAACTGCACAGCAAGCTGGTTCAATGGGGACTTATTTAAATCAATTATTTAATCGTACCTTTGCAGTAGCAAAAGAAGTGAGAACCAACACAGAAATCAGTGCACATGCAGTATCGATGGCAAGTGCAGCGGTGCGGTTATCGAATCGTGTCTTAGGTGATATCAGTCAACAACGAATTCTATTTATTGGTGCTGGTGAGATGATTCATTTATGCGCCGTTTATTTTCTAGGAAAAAAACCTGCTTCAATTACGATTGCCAATCGCACTTTGGAAAGAGGTGAGGGTTTAGCGAAATATATTTCAGACCAAGGCTATGCTTGTGACTCTATACCTTTATCTGAGGTTCCAGAAAAACTAGCGCAGTTTGATATTGTGGTTTCATGTACGGCAAGTTCCTTACCAATTATTGGTTTGGGCATGGTCAATACAGCATTGAAAAAAAGACGCTTTTCGCCAATGGTCATGATTGATCTTGCAGTACCTAGGGATATCGAACCTGAAATAGGTAATTTAAGTGATGTGTATTTATATACGGTCGATGATATTGGTGATGTTGTACGCGAGGGGGTTGAGCTGCGTTCAAATGCTGTAAAGAGTGCAGAAGTGATTATTGATTTACAAGTCAATAATTTTATGCAGTGGTTGCAACAGCGATCTTCAGTACCGTTAATCACAAGTTTGAAGCAGCGTAGTGAAGAACTTCAACAATTAGAGTTAGAAAAAGCAAAGAGAAAAATACAGCGTGGCGATGATCCATTAGAAGTGATGGCAGAACTTGCAAGAGCTTTGTCAAATAAGTTTTTACATGGATCTTTGCACACCTTAAATCATTCGGAAGAATTTAGTATTGATGAGTGCCAAAAACTCGTATCAAAAATATTTATAACTACAGGACGCAAGGGCTGA